Proteins encoded in a region of the Gigantopelta aegis isolate Gae_Host chromosome 13, Gae_host_genome, whole genome shotgun sequence genome:
- the LOC121387656 gene encoding caspase-8-like: MLKNNVEEDSTTPGILSRFVNVSKRYLGKAAVAVAEEAAQVVREKFGEPSSRDQDYYKMEATPRATEPAQVVRETLGEPSSHDQNYYTMEATPRATEPAQVVRETLGEPSSHDQDYYKMDANPRGMCIIINNRDFYYDPSDSGCRNLGQRNGKRKLEETFEKLGFFVSTHENLTDKEMKDTAETVGKMDHDTFDCLAFCVLSHGKEGEIYGSKGRAVNMSELTGPFKSQRCPSLAGKPKLFFIQACQGRRTQGGRRVQTDSQPFQDENVTRGNNVIPEDVDFLIAYATVPGCVSYRSTQKGSWFIYHLTKILNE, from the exons ATGTTAAAGAACA ATGTAGAAGAAGACTCAACCACACCAGGTATACTGAGTAGATTTGTCAACGTGTCCAAGag GTACCTGGGTAAAGCAGCAGTAGCTGTTG CTGAAGAGGCAGCGCAAGTTGTACGTGAGAAATTTGGTGAACCCTCCAGTCGTGATCAGGATTATTACAAGATGGAGGCCACTCCCAGAG ctACAGAGCCAGCGCAAGTTGTACGTGAGACATTGGGTGAACCCTCCAGTCATGATCAGAATTATTACACGATGGAGGCCACTCCTAGAg CTACAGAGCCAGCGCAAGTTGTACGTGAGACATTGGGTGAACCCTCCAGTCATGATCAGGATTATTACAAGATGGATGCCAACCCTAGAG gaatgtgtataataattaacaacagAGATTTCTACTATGACCCATCTGATTCTGGTTGTAGGAACCTAGGCCAAAGAAACGGCAAAA GAAAACTTGAAGAAACCTTTGAGAAACTAGGCTTCTTTGTGAGTACTCACGAAAACCTGACTGACAAAGAAATGAAGGACACTGCAGAAACAGTTGGTAAGATGGACCATGACACGTTCGACTGTTTGGCCTTCTGTGTTTTATCACACGGGAAGGAGGGAGAGATCTACGGAAGCAAAGGTCGGGCGGTTAACATGTCTGAACTCACAGGACCGTTCAAATCGCAGAGGTGTCCATCTCTGGCGGGAAAACCAAAACTGTTTTTCATTCAGGCCTGTCAGGGAAGAAGAACACAGGGTG GTCGAAGAGTACAGACTGACAGTCAACCTTTCCAAGACGAAAACGTCACACGGGGTAATAACGTAATTCCCGAAGATGTCGATTTTCTAATAGCATATGCCACAGTACCTGGATGTGTGTCATATAGATCGACACAGAAAGGATCGTGGTTTATATATCATCTAACGAAGATACTGAACGAGTAA